A window of Sphingobacterium kitahiroshimense genomic DNA:
TTAATAATTCCTCTGGGTTCAGTAATTGTTGAAAAGACAACAAAAGATCTTGCATAATTTCTTTTTTACGTTTTCACTTATTTTGTGAAAAATGTCATTATAATATAATCCCTATCTATGACATTTCATATAGACATATAATTTCTATATAAGACTGCAAAGATATGATATATTATAGTCTTTTTTTATATTTATATTTAAAATACTACTTTTAGATGAGGTTGTTTTCGATTAATTATCAGATGTAACATTGATAATTGACTCTTTAATTGTTTCCGCAATTTGGGTAAATTCTTCATGAGTAAGCGACAATCTAGGTCGAGAAAAATTTAAATCTGAAACATTATTTAACGGGACTAAATGGATATGAGCATGGGCTACTTCTAATCCTATAACAGCAACACCGACTTTCTTACAAGGGAAAACGCGTTTGATACCTTGAGCTACAATCTTTGAGAAAACCCAAAGTGCCATATATTCGTCGTCATTGATATCGAAAATATAATCGGTCTCACGCTTTGGAATGACCAAAACATGCCCCTCGGCTAATGGACTAACATCTAAAAATGCTAGAAAATCATTACTCTCAGCTACCTTATAAGCAGCAATCTCTCCTGACACTATTTTTGAAAAAATCGTAGACATATTTCAATTGTTTATAACCCAAATATAAAAAAAGGCTGCATGTAATGCAACCTTAAATGATGATATAACGTTTTATTAATATGCGGTTATGGCAAAACCGCACATAACCGATATAATTTATCTTGTAATTTCTATAATTTCGAATTCAATCTGACCTGCAGGAACATCGATTACAGCTACATCACCTTTAGATTTACCTAGTAAACCTTTGGCAATAGGAGACTTAACAGAAATCTTACCTTGTTTCATATCAGCTTCTGTTTCGGACACCAATTGATACGTCATTTCAGCGCCATTTTTCTTATTCTTGATCTTTACGATAGATAAGGCCAATACTTTTGATGTATCTAATTTGGATTCGTCAATCAAACGAGCTCCAGCTAGCGTATTTTCCAAGTTTGCAATCTTTGCTTCATGCATACCTTGCGCCTCTTTTGCAGCATCATATTCTGCATTCTCAGACAAATCACCTTTATCTCTTGCTTCAGCTATTGCATTCGAGATACTAGTTCTTCCTTCAGTTTTAAGATAGTGCAACTCTTCCTTGAGCTTTTGTAATCCCTCTGCGGTGTAATAAGTTACTTCTGCCATAATTATTGTTATTTGTTTTATCTTAATTATTCAAAAATGAAACAAGACCATGTTATCCTTGTCGGATAACATGGTCTCGCTGTCTATAATACGAAGGTAAGAATTGTTTTTAACAAAACAAATTCAAACCCATTAATTCATTTTAATTCTCTTCTTCATCAACAAATCTATACCCTAAACCCCTAACAGTCTGCAAGTAATAGGGTTTATCAGGATTCTTTTCGATCTTCTTCCTTAATCTAACCACATGCATATCTAAGGTGCGTGTATTGACATTTGAACTGTACCCCCAAACGACTTCCATCAGCTCTTCGCGTGTTATTTCTTTGCCGACATTTTGTAGAAAATGCAGTAAAATACGATTCTCTAAAATGGTAAGTTCTATTTTCTTACCGTCTCTCACAAGTGAGTGAATGTTCGGCTGATGTTCAGTTTTACCAAAATGATAGATCTCAGGCGTATTTTTAGGTAAAAAGAAACGAACCTTATTCTCAATCATGGCGATTAATACGTCCATATTGAATGGCTTACTAATGTAATCCGTCACACCAAAGCTATAAGCTTCGATCTTATCAATATCTTGTGATTTAGCAGTCATCATGATAACAATATTTTCAAATCCTGCTTTACGTATATTTTCACAAATCTCGTTACCTTCCTTACCTGGCAACATCCAATCTAGCAATACAACATCTGGTTTTTTCTCTAAAATCAACTTTTCAGCCTCATTTCCATCCCCCGTTTGAACAACATTGTATCCTTCCGTTTCTAATCTGTGACGAACTAAAAAGCGTAGATTTTCATCATCTTCAATAACAGCTACAGTTATTTCTTTGCTCATAATTAATTATATTTTAAACTGAAAAAATGAGAGTAAAGGTAGTTCCTTTACCGATTTCACTTTTAACAGAAATTTCTCCCCCCATAAATTCTGTTATCTCTTTACAAAAGGCTAAACCCAAACCAATACTTCCTTGTTGATTGTATTGACTTTTGATCCGATAGAACTTCTTAAATATATTTGAAAACTCATTTTTATTTATACCTATTCCTTCGTCTCTAAAGATAATAACAAAATTCTTTTTATTTTGTTGTATTTTAATATCTAATACTTTCCTCTTTTGATCCGAATATTTATAGGCATTATCAATTAAATTTTGAAACACACTTGTTAATAATACAGGATCTGCAAGTAGACTGGATTTGACGTTAATTTCTTTTGTTATTTTAAAATCTGCATGTTTTAATTGTGTGGATGCCACAATATTATCGACAAATGTATTTAAATCAATTTCTTCTCTTTTAAGCTTGATTGTTTTATTTTCAATTTGACTAAATGACAATAATTTGTTCATCAAATTGTTCAGCCGATCTGATTCTTGATCCAATATGTTTCCATACATTATACGCTCTTCATCAGATAAATATTGTGCACTTTTAATATTGTTACCTGCTATTTTTATTACACTAACAGGGGTTTTAAACTCATGTGTCAAATTATTAATAAAATCATATTGCAATTTAAACAGTCTACCATTAATTTCTAAATTACGGTAAATCAAATATAAAATAACCAATAAAATCAAATAAACTAATGAGATACCCAGCACAACGGGCAAAAAACTACGATTCACTTCTTTTGAGATAAATGATTCGCTGGAATGGAATAACAATTTATAATCTGCCAGAGCTCCAGGTAAAAGCATTTCGGTCACATATTCTTTGACATCGGAGGTTACAGGAGCACGTACTATAGGAACGACTTCAATTCTTTCATACAGATTGGGATATATATTTTTAACATCCAATAAGGTCGGATCGACGCTAAAGACAAACATATCCTGTTCATAATTCACAATATGATCTAATTTTGTATCCATGATATCTTTATATACCAATAGATCATTGATGCGCGGAATATTGAGATAAGTAATACGACCTGGTTGCGTAGAATAGAAAACACGAAGAATGTCACGATCTGTTAATTTTGAGCTGGACTGCAATTTATCAATATAACTTGCCACCTTGATCCCCATACTGTTCAATTCCTCGTTAAAAGGCCCCATTTCTTCACGTTTGGTGATGTACCTTTTATCTAAACCGCGGTTATTAATTGTAAATATGGATAATGTTTTAGGTCTGATATTTAATCCATTGATCGAAAAGCCGGCAAGTATTCTATTATCATTACTAAAAAGCATATCGTAAAAAGCGATCTCCTTAACGAATGGATAAGAGCTTAAGACGCTGTAAGCATATTTTCCTGCTTCCAAAGAATCCAAGTATCCCTGATAAAAAGAAACTTCGGGAACACGATTTTGAAAAAAATCATTGAAGGGTACCAATGTCAAATCAAAGACCTCCGATTTGCGATTCGTAAATTCGTTATTAACGAGATTTACAGTATAGTTTCTAGCTGCAAATATGACAACAAAATACAATAACGTAACGAAAGCAAAGAAGACAAAAAGCAAACCAAAATTCTTACGATAATTATAACCTGTTCCTCTCATCGCCCCACTATTTACCGATATATTTATCTAAAAATTTCTCCAGTTCCTGATAATATTGAATGACATTTTCATCCTTTTTAAAAGTTCTACCCTCTTCTTCTTTCAATATATATTGTACAGGAATATTATTATTTTTAAGTTTCTGCACAAATTGATTGGCATCTGTTACCGAACTTAATCGATCCTTTCCCCCTTGTGCTATTAAAACTGGAATTTTGACACGATTAGAATGAAATACGGGAGAAATCTGCTTAAACATGCTCGATTCGCGAATTGGATTTCCAATAATCTGATAGTATTTTTGCAAATAGGGTTTTACATACGGTGGTATGTCTCTAAAATATGTGAACAAGTTTGTGTACCCCGAATATGATACTGCACAGGCATACATATCAGAATTAAAACAAGCCGCATGCAAAGCTGAGTACCCCCCAAAGCCTTTTCCAACAATTGCTATTCTATCTTTATCCGCAATACCTTCTCTGATTAACCATTTTACGCCGTCAGTAATATCATCTTGAATCTTACCTCCCCACTCTTTAAAACCTGCCGACCAAAATTCTTTACCAAAGCCTACTGAACCACGATAGTTCATCTGAAATACAACATACCCTCGATTGGCTAAGAACTGTGCTTCGTGATCAAAACCCCAAACCTCTCGCTGATTAGGTCCATCATGTGGCATTACAACAACAGGAAGGTTCTTCCTATCTTCATGCAAAGGGTAGGTAATAAAACCTGTAATGATCTTGCCATCGCGGGCTTGATATTTCACAGATTCTGTTTGCGATAACTCACGATCTTTTAAATTAGGATTGTTATCAGTAAGTTTATGTAATTCGTTATCCTGGCAATCAAAATAATAAATTGCACCAGGATTGGTGTCTGTATATGTTCTTATGATGATTTTATTGAAGGAAGAGTCCGAGTCAATGATATCAAATTCAGATCCCTTTGCTTTTTCAGATATTTTTTTAAATATTCCTGCAATCTTATCGTTGAAAAAAAATCTTTTCTTTTTTGAAAGAGTATAAGAGGCATAGAGCATTTCATTGGTATAAGAAGAATATCCACCCCAATCGAGATCTACTTCCTTATTATTAAAAACTTCATACACTTCCTTCTTCTGCTCTAAATCATACTCAACTAACGACAGCTTATCTCTGCCGATATTTGAAAGTGCGTAAATATTTGTTGTCGAGTTTTTAACGAAACCCATCGGTATAATGGTAGAACTGAAATCATTTTTTAAAACCTGATGAAAAGGTTGTTCGTTATCTGCCCTATACATCATTGATTCTTCCACACTATCATTAGCCATGACAAGTCTTACTTGACCATCCTGAGAAAGATACCAAGAATTGATGTTTCCTGAGTTTTGAAGAATCATCTCGGATCTGCGTCCATCAATAAATAATTTATGAAGATCGAACGTTGAAGAATCTCGATCATTGATAGCTACTATAATTCCATTATCATATAATCTTGCCGGCTGTACCCAACGAAATTTTGCTTTCATGGGTTTAATCAATGGTTGAAGGGCGTCTGTATAAATATTTACAGCATATAGTCTTAGGCTGTCATTAGATGTCTGCTCTATTGAAAATATAATCTCTTCATTGTCTCCCCAAACAAAACTATTAACGTTCATATCATTTTGATACGTCAATTGCTTGGAACTGTCCTGATTATTTAAGTTTAATAAAAAAATATTCTTGCAATGATTATCTAACCCGATATAAGCGATATAATTACCATCAGGGGAAATTTTAAATGATGTCTTTTCAGGAGTTGAAAAAAAACTTTCAATAGGTATACGCTCCGTTTTATTATTCGAACAGCTAATGCCTAGAAACAGCAAGGTAATTAATATAGAAAATGTAATATATGCGCGCATAAACAAACTCATTCGTCAACCTACTCAAAGATTAAAATTAATTAGCAATAACAAATCATGTGCAACTTTATTTTTACAAGAACAGCTAACATTTATTGTACCACGATAATATACAGATATATATTTCAATAAGGCAATTAAAGTTCATATTTTTGCACTTATGTATTTATATAACATATCCATCATATCAGAAGAATCTGTACATCAGGAAATAGTTTCCTGGATAAAAGAAAATCTTCTAAACAGCACTAATTTCAATCCTCGTTTTTTGGAAATGCTTAATTCTCCTCATGAAGGAGTAACATACTGCATTCAGATACAGGTTTCCAGTGAAGAGGACATTGCACAATTTCAGCAAGATCATCTTAGCCATTTACAGCATGAAATTTCATCCAACTTTAAGGATAAAGCGTTCATTTTTGACAGTACAATGAAATACTTGTAAAAATAAGAGCGATACTAAATATCGCTCTTATTTTTATTTTCTTCTAGTAGCTCCCACTTGGGATCATAAACAATTTTTGGAGTCATGTAATGCAATAAGACCAATCTTGAATAACGAAAGTTAAATGGAGAAAAGATAATAATTGTTGCAAAAAGGACTACCATATACGTCCACGGGGACTCACTTCCTGTTAATACTGCTGTTGCCAAAGCAAATGTTACCACTTCAGCCACCGACATCGCGTAACTGACATACATGGCCGCATAAAAATAACCTGGCTCGATTTCGAAAGTCAAATTACAAACGGGACATACATCATTTGTTTTTTGTTTACGTAAACCATAGGCAGGTCCGACAAACATATTTCCGACATGACATCTTGGACATTTTGAATGTACAAGCGCATGAATTTTAGATGTTGGCATATCTTATTAATTTTAAAGAATTTTTTCCTGAGATTTATTCGACTTTACAGTACGATATTTTTTATACCATAGAAAGCCCAAACCTGCGGCTGCCAAATAAGGAATGACAAGCAAAAATAAGATTCCATCATTTAAGCCTTTACCTTGTGTATTGCCGTTCTGAGTAGAATTTTCAGCATTTAAGGAACACATAGCACACTGGGCATATACTAAACTGATTGGTGTTACCGTAATCGTGCAAAACAGAACAATTGTAACTAGCAAATACTTAAGCGTTTTCATAATACAAAGATACTTAAAAAATTAAGATTATTTTACAGCTACTCTAGTCATTAAACTTAGAAAACTTCTCCCAGAAACCGTCATGCTGTAATGGAGCCTTTAATGTAATCGTCTCTTTTTTGATTGGGTGAACAAAAGTAAGTGATCTCGAATGAAGACAGATACTACCCTTTGAGCTGCCCCGAGGGTATCCGTATTTATTGTCACCGACTATAGGACATCCCATCGTGGATAATTGCACCCGAATCTGATGAGTACGTCCTGTTAATGGCTCAACTTTTAATAAATGAAAACCATTCAGTTCACCGATCAAAGTATAATCCAATTCGGCATAGCTGCTTTCTTTCACTTCTTTATTAAAAGCTTTTGTTACCATTTTTTCACGATTTCGCACAAGCCAATTGATCAATTTACCGGCAGGTTCTTGTGGACGTTGTCTCACAACAGCAAGGTAAGTTTTTTTTACCTGTCTATCTTTAAACAGTTTATTCATACGTTCTAATGCTTTGCTTGTTTTTGCAAAAACGATTAAACCGCTAACAGGTCTGTCCAGACGATGAATAACTCCTAAAAAGGCTTCATTAGGTTTATTGTATTTATATTTTAAATACTCTTTAACCATATCTTCTAAAGACTTATCACCGGTATCGTCTACCTGAACAATATCTCCTGCCCTTTTATTGATTGCGATGAGGTGGTTATCTTCATAGATAACATCTCTATCTGTAATATTATGCATTTAGTTAAAATAAAATCTTACAATAATTATACATATGCAAGAGATCTTGCCTATGTATAAAGGCAAAGATACACCTAATCAGAATAGCTTAAAAAAGTAAAGGGCGATTTTCGAAGAAAATTGCCCTTTACTTTTTTAAATATATTAAAATTTCTATTTCACTGAATCTTTCAATTCTAATTCAGCTGCCTTTTTTGCTTCCTTGTCTTTCTTCTTAAAGAAACCTCTCAATAAGAAATTACTTTGCAAAGCTTCCATATTTTGATCCAATTTAGCGGTACTGTTATTTAAGTTACGAACAGCCTCTCTAAGCTCATTGCCAACAGCTGGATCATTGATCAATGTACCAATCGCATTATCTTTGCTACTTAATTTACCTGAAGCAGTATTTAAATTTGTCATCAGTGCATTAGCTGTCTGTGAAACGCCCTGCAGTTGTGCTGCAGAAGCTCTTAAACTAGCAAAAACTGCTGTATCTGTAGTCAGATCGTGAACTAAGCCTTTATTCGAATTTAATTTTTCTGTCAATAGAACAAGGTTAGATGTTGCTTTATTTGTACTGGCCATAACCTGACTGATCGACTGCAAAGACATATGAAGCGAAGATAACATGGCTGTATCTGTCAATAAAGATCCAACTACACCACGCCCTTCAACTAAACCACGTGAAATTTCAACAAAATCTGTTGTAATTTTTGCCAAGTTCTGGTTATTAAGCTGTAGGGTTTCCATCATTGCTTCCATGTCTGCGGCTTTCGCAGAACGAAGAAAATCATTAGCTTCAATCGATGGCGCATTTTGAGAACCACCCGAAATCACAATGATTTTATTACCAATAAGACCATCTGATCCTAATTTGGTAATGGCATCTTTACGGATATATTCAGCTGATTTTTCTTCAATGGTCATAACAACCTCAACATCCTGTAAATTTTTAAAATGAATATTCTTTATAATCCCCACTTTAACACCTGAAAACCAAACATTACTACCTACTTTTAAGCCTGCAACATCAGGGAAAGACGTAGCAATTTCGAAAGTTTTAGTAAATTTTTTCTGTTGACTCCCCAGTATAAATATACCTGCAATCAGAATAGCTAATCCTATAAATACGAATAATCCAACTATTACTGCTCTCTTATTTTCTACTTTGCTCATTTATTTAAACAATAAAATTATAATCATAAAACGCTTTAACTCGCGCATCATCTGTTTCAAATATTTCCTTAAAAGATCCCTGTCTTTCAAATTTACCATCTAGTAACATCACAATACGATCTCCTACCGATCGGGCACAAGCTAAATCATGTGTGATGATAATGGATGATGTTTTATACCTTTCTTGGACTTCGTTAATAAGACTATTAATATCTAAACAGGTTATTGGATCCAATCCTGCTGTTGGCTCATCGTACATCATGATATCCGGTCGTAAGATTAATGTACGCGCGATACCGATTCTTTTACGCTGTCCACCAGATAATTCAGATGGCATTTGATTGATTGCCTGTGATAGTCCCACACCTTCTAGCACATCTTCCACCTCTTTATTGATTTCAGCACGTGTAAGATTTCTTTTATTACGAATCAATGGAAATTCAAGATTTTCACGTACCGTCATACTATCATACAAAGCGCTATTTTGAAATGAAAATCCTATACGCAACCGCAGCTTCATCAACTCATGGTTATCCAAATCATTAACAGAATTTCCAAGAACTTCAATACTCCCCACATCAGGCTGTAAAAGTCCAGCAATAAGTTTTATTAATACGGATTTACCAGTACCAGAACGTCCCAAAACCACTAAGTTTTCCCCCCGGTATAAGTCTAAATCAACATTTCTTAATACATGGTTCTCTGCGAATGATTTACTAACACCGCGTATTGTAATGACAGAATCTTGATAATCGATATGTGTTTTTACTTTTTCCATCACTAATTTATTATTGATAAAATTTGTACAATGATAATTTCTTCAATAAAAACTAAAAACATGGAAGCTACAACTGCGGCATTAGCCGCTTTACCAACCCCCTCAGTTCCTTTTGAAGAATAATATCCACAATAACAACTCACTGCACCGATAGTAAAACCAAATACGATAGCTCTAAAAACCATTGCCCATAAATCCTGATAACCAATTGTTTCGAAGACTTGTGTAAAGAAACTTAAAAAGCTTAGATCATCTTTGGATGCCATGCTTAGGTATCCACCAAGAAGTCCGATTCCCGCAACATAAAAACATAAAATAGGAATACCTATTGTTGTCGCTATAATACGACTTACAATTAAAAATTTAAATGGGTTTGTTCCCGAAACTTCCATCGCATCGATTTGTTCGGTAACATTCATCGAACTCAATTCAGCCCCTACCTGCGAACCAATTTTTCCGGATGCAATCAGTGCCGTTACCAAAGGGGCTAACGCCCGAACAATAGCAATGGAAATCAATGAAGGTAACATAGAGGTTGCTCCAAACTCTTCCAATGAAGGTCGTGATTGTTTAGAAAAAACAAATCCCACAATAAAACCCGTTAAACTGATTAAGGGTAATGATTTCCATCCAATTTCAAAACATTGACGTATTATTTCCTTAAATTCATAAGGAGGTGTGACAAGTTCTTTCCAGAATCGAATTAAGAATCGATGGATATTTGCGAATTCAGTAAAAAATGATCGAAGTTTATTTAACATTCAAATAAATATTTCCTGTGTACAATATTTTATGACACGATTGAAGGGATAAAGGTACAAAAAATAGGTAATTATTATCAAACCATAATCACTTAGTTTCCGCTTAAGTTTTCTTAGAGCCCTAGAAAACAACAAAATAATCTGGAATAAGTTTTGCCTACATAAAAAACAAATCACAGATTAAACCATATGTACATTATAGGTGTCATACGTATAAAATAAAGAACTATTTTTCACGATCGATAAAAAAGAAATATCATGAAAAAAATTAAATATATAAAATTAATCGCATTAACAGTTTTTAGTATCCTGTTTTTTGCGACGCCCAAATCTTCGTTAGCACAACGTGGATATTCTAATTATAACAGTGGTGTTTCTTTTCAAACATTTTATGATGAACTAGCGCCTTATGGTGACTGGGTAAATGACCGCAATTATGGTTATATGTGGATACCAGATGTAGGTCCCAACTTCCAGCCTTATTCAACCAATGGATATTGGACCATGACCGAATATGGAAATACATGGGTATCAAATTATTCTTGGGGATGGGCACCATTCCATTATGGTAGATGGGAATACAACAACAATTATGGTTGGGCGTGGATCCCAGATTATGAATGGGGACCAGCCTGGGTCAATTGGAGAGAAGGTTCTGGTTATTATGGATGGGCACCTTTAGGAATTAATATTTCGATCAATCTTCCTATGAATTTATGGGTATTTGTTGGGTCGTCTAACATCTATAGCAATAGATTAGATCGTTACTATGTTCACCCTCGTAATTATAATAATTTTTATAATAGAACTACAATTATCAATAATACTGTTATCATCAATAATAAAAACTATTATGGTGGTCCAAGAAGATCAGATATTGAAAGAAGTACAGGAAGACGTGTAAGCGTAAGAAGTATTAATAATTCTGATAGACCCGGTGCATCACGTGTAACGCGTAGCAGTGTTGATATCTATCGTCCAAATGTGGATCGTAATTCAAGAACTGATGCAAGACCAAGCCGGGTTGCTGAAGCTTCATCCCGTACACGCAGCAACAATACTTCTTTACAAAATAGAAATGATCGGGTGATATCTACAAGAGATAATATGACCAGTACGAGAGGTAGTCGCGAATTATATATTGACAATAGTGGAAATGCTACTGTTAGATCGAGAGAAAATGGATCAACAGATAGAACAAGAGGCAATAATAGTAATATTGATAGAACAGATGGACGTATAAACAATAATGGTGGTAGCACAAGAAGTAACTCATCTAATACAGATAATGGTTCTTCCAATACCAGAAACACCCGGGAGAGAGTACAATCTATCGATAATAATAATAATAATAATAATAACAATACTTCAGTTCGTACAGAAAGGCCTACAAGAAATACAAATACAGTAGAACAATCTAGAACTGAGCGACCAGCTAGGGTTCAAACGAGTACAAACAATGAAACTAGAAGTAGCAGAACTGCCCCTACGAACACAGAGCGACCAGCTAGAGTACAGGAAACTTCAAACAACGAAACTAGAAGTAGCAGAACTGCGCCTACGAATACAGAACGACCTGGAAGGGTTCAGTCAACTTCGAACAACGAAAGTAGAAGTAGTAGAACTGCCCCTTCAACCAATACGGAACGACCTGCGAGAGCACAGTCAAATAGTGTGGAAAGAAGTAATAATAGTACCAATGAAAGAAGCTCAACACAGTCGGGAGCTACCAGAAGCGGCAGTACACGTACAAGATAAGAATTGAAATAATTTTATGGAGAGGCTTAGTAATGATACTAAGCCTCTTTTTTATGAATAAGACACAAATTGGATTTTCCGAACAATTACTTTAAATTGATGTTAATTATTAAATTTACATTCTTATTCACTTTATATTAAGAAGCCAATGGCTCAACTAACATCCATACTAGACAACGACTTTTATAAGTTCACGATGCAATATGCTGTTGTCAAGTTATTTCCAAAAGCAAAGGCTCGATACCAATTCATTAATCGCGGTCAACATAAATTTCCGATAGGATTTGATAAAAAACTAAGAGAGGCAATCGATGCGATGGCAAATCTAAAATTGAGCAAAGCTGAAAAAATGTTTTTTGCTCAAAATTGCCCATATATTGACCCTACTTATTTTGACTTCTTACAGGGCTATCGCTATGATCCTGATGAGATCAGTATTATTCAAAATGGCGAAGATTTAGAAGTTAAAATTGAAGGATATTGGTACCGTACCATTCTATGGGAAGTTCCGATCATGGCTTTAATATGTGAACTTTATTACCAAATAACTGAACAGAAGCGTTTAACGAATGAACAGGTTATTGATGATGCTAAAACTAAAATTGAAAAATATAAGAAATTAAATATTACAATCGCAGATTTTGGTACAAGGAGAAGACATTCTTTTCAGGTTCACAAACTTGTCGTAGAAACATTAAAAGAATATGGGGCTGGTACTTTTATCGGAACGAGTAATGTTCTTCTTGCTATGCAATATCAAATTAAACCTATTGGCACACATGCTCATGAATGGTTTATGTTTCATGCAGCCAAGTATGGTTACAAAATGGCAAATTTGCTTGGTCTCGAACATTGGGCCGATGTATACAGAGGTGACTTGGGTATCGCGCTATCTGACACGTACACAACAGAAGTATTCTTTAGGCAATTTGATAAAAAACTCACCAAATTATTTGATGGTGTACGACATGACAGCGGAGATCCTATAGAGTTCGCTGAAAAAATCATTTCACATTATGTCAATAAGGGAATCGATCCTTTATCGAAAACCATCATATTTTCGGACGGTTTAGATTATGATAAAGTGGCTCATATAACGCAGTATTGTAAAGGCAAAATTGGACATTCATTTGGAGTAGGTACGAACTTCACTAATGATGTTGGCCTGACACAAATGAATATAGTGATTAAAATGACTGAAACACAACCAGAAGATGATGAATGGACGCAAGTAATTAAATTATCGGATGAACCCAAAAAGAACACTGGAGATCCAGCGACTATCAAATTAGCAAAACAAATATTAATGATACATGACTAGAGATATTTACGGCGAAGCCTTAAACGATTATTACATTCATCAAAAAGAGGTAGCGCCTCTGCTGTTACACAGTAGTTATGGTGATATTGAAGAAATGCCCGTTGATATATTTTTTCGCGACGAAGACG
This region includes:
- the pncB gene encoding nicotinate phosphoribosyltransferase, whose protein sequence is MAQLTSILDNDFYKFTMQYAVVKLFPKAKARYQFINRGQHKFPIGFDKKLREAIDAMANLKLSKAEKMFFAQNCPYIDPTYFDFLQGYRYDPDEISIIQNGEDLEVKIEGYWYRTILWEVPIMALICELYYQITEQKRLTNEQVIDDAKTKIEKYKKLNITIADFGTRRRHSFQVHKLVVETLKEYGAGTFIGTSNVLLAMQYQIKPIGTHAHEWFMFHAAKYGYKMANLLGLEHWADVYRGDLGIALSDTYTTEVFFRQFDKKLTKLFDGVRHDSGDPIEFAEKIISHYVNKGIDPLSKTIIFSDGLDYDKVAHITQYCKGKIGHSFGVGTNFTNDVGLTQMNIVIKMTETQPEDDEWTQVIKLSDEPKKNTGDPATIKLAKQILMIHD
- a CDS encoding MlaE family ABC transporter permease, with product MLNKLRSFFTEFANIHRFLIRFWKELVTPPYEFKEIIRQCFEIGWKSLPLISLTGFIVGFVFSKQSRPSLEEFGATSMLPSLISIAIVRALAPLVTALIASGKIGSQVGAELSSMNVTEQIDAMEVSGTNPFKFLIVSRIIATTIGIPILCFYVAGIGLLGGYLSMASKDDLSFLSFFTQVFETIGYQDLWAMVFRAIVFGFTIGAVSCYCGYYSSKGTEGVGKAANAAVVASMFLVFIEEIIIVQILSIIN
- a CDS encoding DUF6600 domain-containing protein — translated: MKKIKYIKLIALTVFSILFFATPKSSLAQRGYSNYNSGVSFQTFYDELAPYGDWVNDRNYGYMWIPDVGPNFQPYSTNGYWTMTEYGNTWVSNYSWGWAPFHYGRWEYNNNYGWAWIPDYEWGPAWVNWREGSGYYGWAPLGINISINLPMNLWVFVGSSNIYSNRLDRYYVHPRNYNNFYNRTTIINNTVIINNKNYYGGPRRSDIERSTGRRVSVRSINNSDRPGASRVTRSSVDIYRPNVDRNSRTDARPSRVAEASSRTRSNNTSLQNRNDRVISTRDNMTSTRGSRELYIDNSGNATVRSRENGSTDRTRGNNSNIDRTDGRINNNGGSTRSNSSNTDNGSSNTRNTRERVQSIDNNNNNNNNNTSVRTERPTRNTNTVEQSRTERPARVQTSTNNETRSSRTAPTNTERPARVQETSNNETRSSRTAPTNTERPGRVQSTSNNESRSSRTAPSTNTERPARAQSNSVERSNNSTNERSSTQSGATRSGSTRTR
- a CDS encoding ABC transporter ATP-binding protein, with product MEKVKTHIDYQDSVITIRGVSKSFAENHVLRNVDLDLYRGENLVVLGRSGTGKSVLIKLIAGLLQPDVGSIEVLGNSVNDLDNHELMKLRLRIGFSFQNSALYDSMTVRENLEFPLIRNKRNLTRAEINKEVEDVLEGVGLSQAINQMPSELSGGQRKRIGIARTLILRPDIMMYDEPTAGLDPITCLDINSLINEVQERYKTSSIIITHDLACARSVGDRIVMLLDGKFERQGSFKEIFETDDARVKAFYDYNFIV
- a CDS encoding MlaD family protein, with product MSKVENKRAVIVGLFVFIGLAILIAGIFILGSQQKKFTKTFEIATSFPDVAGLKVGSNVWFSGVKVGIIKNIHFKNLQDVEVVMTIEEKSAEYIRKDAITKLGSDGLIGNKIIVISGGSQNAPSIEANDFLRSAKAADMEAMMETLQLNNQNLAKITTDFVEISRGLVEGRGVVGSLLTDTAMLSSLHMSLQSISQVMASTNKATSNLVLLTEKLNSNKGLVHDLTTDTAVFASLRASAAQLQGVSQTANALMTNLNTASGKLSSKDNAIGTLINDPAVGNELREAVRNLNNSTAKLDQNMEALQSNFLLRGFFKKKDKEAKKAAELELKDSVK